In Hoplias malabaricus isolate fHopMal1 chromosome 6, fHopMal1.hap1, whole genome shotgun sequence, a single window of DNA contains:
- the maptb gene encoding microtubule-associated protein tau isoform X6, producing MDHQDLMNSSGENVASAVGNMSINDGPQQAGTAGADMLTPGELSPPHSGRSSAASVDGKQELVNGDRARSVSPRQSPMSPSPVGQVDGFGSVVQGLDSQVKKSPSGKMVQEHDSSGSEDEKEEEEVEIQHLKDEGGAFRGAYGQEFVEEDQEEKEHGKEEEEDEENVEEGDEEEGDKIAEAIPLTQSAFVSDLSPQKSYQPPLTPEEAKKRGLSFDYTEPQQLGHQAALEVWENGSDKTPPGSKSPDSCKADLGSPFSPSTVTQELPLTHQQNEARDQLEVEQEEEKVSIHPAQHQVTIPTMEPEAKPKDADKGKPEKYLDTTDEDLIATVEAAQNAQAIAKPEPVAIAASKPSAPEPVKTQPTKTEPVKEAAVTETKSPVAAVAATPSPKSATKPQKPPSKDVDPVRKTSAPSKAGAGAAAKTLPTSTPDKARLTSSTKRGSSIPVSPIKHTTASLPTPVCAAGRAGSVNSKIHPVGTKESRTTAGDAKTKTAGAKPHGVGTKIPAASRVEQRKTGAGPIERAESPKTPDRSGCSSPATPKSPASRASTPGQTVKKVAVVRTPPKSPGSLRSRAPIAPVAPMPDLKNIKSKIGSTENIKHQPGGGKVHILDKKMDLTSVQARCGSKANLKHTPGGGNVQIVHKKIDLTNVQSKCGSKDNIRHKPGGGNIEIKSEKLEFKAQSKIGSLENIGHTPGGGQKKSEKGKEAKLGAPGASAHPNGDAPLDLLQGGVIESHKLGFREQAKARTDHGAEIVVKSPILSADGSPRLSKVSSSGSINMSESPQLSTLADQVSASLAKQDGN from the exons ATGGACCACCAGGACCTGATGAACTCCTCTGGGGAGAATGTGGCGTCTGCCGTGGGCAACATGTCCATCAATGACGGCCCCCAGCAAG CAGGGACGGCAGGAGCAG ACATGTTAACTCCAGGAGAGCTCTCTCCGCCACACAGTGGCAGAAGCAGTGCAGCATCTGTAGACGGGAAGCAGGAGCTTGTGAACGGAGACAGGGCCAGGTCTGTTAGCCCACGCCAGTCCCCCATGTCCCCATCACCAGTTGGCCAAGTTGACGGGTTTGGGTCAGTGGTTCAGGGCTTGGACAGCCAGGTCAAGAAGAGTCCTTCAGGAAAAATGGTCCAGGAACATGATTCCAGTGGTTCTGAAGAtgagaaggaggaagaggaagttGAGATCCAACATTTGAAGGACGAAGGAGGAGCTTTTAGAGGTGCTTATGGGCAAGAATTTGTCGAGGAAGATCAGGAAGAGAAGGAACATGGaaaggaagaagaggaagatgaagaaaaTGTAGAAGAAGGAGATGAAGAGGAGGGGGACAAAATAGCAGAGGCCATTCCTCTAACTCAGAGCGCCTTTGTCTCAGACTTATCACCACAGAAATCATATCAACCCCCACTGACTCCAGAGGAAGCCAAGAAGAGAGGGTTGTCGTTTGACTACACTGAGCCCCAGCAACTTGGCCATCAAGCAGCACTTGAAGTTTGGGAGAATGGCTCTGATAAAACCCCTCCAGGAAGCAAGAGTCCTGACTCCTGCAAGGCTGATCTGGGATCCCCTTTCTCTCCCAGCACCGTTACCCAGGAGTTGCCTCTCACTCACCAGCAGAATGAAGCCAGGGACCAACTGGAGGTTGAGCAAGAAGAGGAAAAGGTCAGCATTCACCCAGCTCAGCACCAGGTGACGATTCCTACAATGGAACCAGAAGCCAAGCCAAAAGATGCTGACAAGGGAAAGCCAGAGAAATACTTGGATACAACTGACGAAGATCTCATTGCTACTGTGGAAGCAGCACAGAATGCCCAGGCCATTGCCAAACCGGAACCAGTGGCCATCGCTGCAAGTAAACCCAGTGCCCCAGAACCAGTGAAAACACAGCCAACCAAAACAGAGCCTGTCAAAGAAGCTGCCGTTACAGAAACAAAGAGCCCTGTTGCCGCAGTTGCTGCAACCCCTTCCCCTAAGTCCGCTACAAAACCCCAGAAACCTCCCTCAAAAGACGTTGATCCAGTCCGAAAAACAAGTGCCCCATCAAAAG CTGGAGCAGGAGCAGCAGCTAAG ACACTCCCCACGTCTACACCAGATAAAGCTAGGCTAACATCGAGCACTAAACGCGGGTCATCAATCCCAGTTTCCCCTatcaaacacaccacagcctcCCTTCCTACCCCAGTGTGTGCTGCTGGCAGAGCTGGTTCTGTAAATTCTAAAATACACCCTGTAGGAACCAAGGAGTCCAGAACCACA GCTGGTGATGCTAAGACAAAGACTGCCGGAGCTAAACCTCACGGAGTGGGCACCAAAATTCCTG CTGCTTCAAGGGTGGAGCAGCGGAAAACCGGAGCAGGTCCAATTGAGAGAG CTGAGTCACCAAAGACTCCGGATCGCAGTGGCTGCAGCAGCCCTGCCACGCCCAAGTCTCCAGCCAGCCGTGCAAGCACCCCTGGGCAAACAGTCAAGAAGGTGGCGGTGGTGCGTACCCCACCAAAATCCCCCGGCTCCCTCAGGTCCCGTGCACCAATCGCACCGGTCGCTCCGATGCCAGACCTGAAGAACATCAAGTCCAAGATTGGCTCCACCGAGAACATTAAACACCAGCCTGGGGGCGGGAAG GTGCATATCCTCGACAAGAAGATGGATCTGACAAGCGTGCAGGCAAGGTGTGGCTCCAAAGCTAACCTCAAGCACACTCCTGGAGGTGGCAAT GTTCAAATTGTGCACAAAAAGATTGATCTGACTAACGTGCAGTCGAAGTGTGGCTCAAAGGACAACATCCGTCATAAACCAG GTGGAGGGAACATTGAGATCAAATCTGAGAAGTTGGAGTTCAAAGCTCAGTCGAAAATTGGATCTCTGGAAAATATTGGCCATACGCCTGGAGGTGGTCAGAAGAAG AGTGAGAAGGGGAAGGAAGCAAAGCTGGGGGCTCCTGGGGCATCTGCCCACCCAAATGGGGACGCACCCTTGGACCTCCTCCAAGGTGGGGTG ATTGAGAGCCACAAGCTGGGGTTCCGCGAGCAGGCGAAGGCCCGCACTGATCATGGCGCCGAGATTGTGGTCAAATCTCCCATCCTGTCTGCAGACGGCTCACCTCGCCTCAGCAAAGTGTCTTCCTCCGGCAGCATCAACATGTCGGAATCCCCACAACTCTCCACACTAGCCGACCAAGTGTCCGCCTCACTGGCCAAACAGG ACGGGAACTGA
- the maptb gene encoding microtubule-associated protein tau isoform X8 — MDHQDLMNSSGENVASAVGNMSINDGPQQEKTEGSKPEVTSQEPKTEGTEPKPVSPQEDVVSAGTAGADMLTPGELSPPHSGRSSAASVDGKQELVNGDRARSVSPRQSPMSPSPVGQVDGFGSVVQGLDSQVKKSPSGKMVQEHDSSGSEDEKEEEEVEIQHLKDEGGAFRGAYGQEFVEEDQEEKEHGKEEEEDEENVEEGDEEEGDKIAEAIPLTQSAFVSDLSPQKSYQPPLTPEEAKKRGLSFDYTEPQQLGHQAALEVWENGSDKTPPGSKSPDSCKADLGSPFSPSTVTQELPLTHQQNEARDQLEVEQEEEKVSIHPAQHQVTIPTMEPEAKPKDADKGKPEKYLDTTDEDLIATVEAAQNAQAIAKPEPVAIAASKPSAPEPVKTQPTKTEPVKEAAVTETKSPVAAVAATPSPKSATKPQKPPSKDVDPVRKTSAPSKAGAGAAAKAGDAKTKTAGAKPHGVGTKIPAASRVEQRKTGAGPIERAESPKTPDRSGCSSPATPKSPASRASTPGQTVKKVAVVRTPPKSPGSLRSRAPIAPVAPMPDLKNIKSKIGSTENIKHQPGGGKVHILDKKMDLTSVQARCGSKANLKHTPGGGNVQIVHKKIDLTNVQSKCGSKDNIRHKPGGGNIEIKSEKLEFKAQSKIGSLENIGHTPGGGQKKSEKGKEAKLGAPGASAHPNGDAPLDLLQGGVIESHKLGFREQAKARTDHGAEIVVKSPILSADGSPRLSKVSSSGSINMSESPQLSTLADQVSASLAKQDGN; from the exons ATGGACCACCAGGACCTGATGAACTCCTCTGGGGAGAATGTGGCGTCTGCCGTGGGCAACATGTCCATCAATGACGGCCCCCAGCAAG AGAAGACAGAGGGGTCAAAACCTGAAGTGACCTCTCAAGAGCCTAAGACAGAGGGTACGGAGCCTAAGCCTGTGTCGCCTCAGGAGGATGTTGTGTCTG CAGGGACGGCAGGAGCAG ACATGTTAACTCCAGGAGAGCTCTCTCCGCCACACAGTGGCAGAAGCAGTGCAGCATCTGTAGACGGGAAGCAGGAGCTTGTGAACGGAGACAGGGCCAGGTCTGTTAGCCCACGCCAGTCCCCCATGTCCCCATCACCAGTTGGCCAAGTTGACGGGTTTGGGTCAGTGGTTCAGGGCTTGGACAGCCAGGTCAAGAAGAGTCCTTCAGGAAAAATGGTCCAGGAACATGATTCCAGTGGTTCTGAAGAtgagaaggaggaagaggaagttGAGATCCAACATTTGAAGGACGAAGGAGGAGCTTTTAGAGGTGCTTATGGGCAAGAATTTGTCGAGGAAGATCAGGAAGAGAAGGAACATGGaaaggaagaagaggaagatgaagaaaaTGTAGAAGAAGGAGATGAAGAGGAGGGGGACAAAATAGCAGAGGCCATTCCTCTAACTCAGAGCGCCTTTGTCTCAGACTTATCACCACAGAAATCATATCAACCCCCACTGACTCCAGAGGAAGCCAAGAAGAGAGGGTTGTCGTTTGACTACACTGAGCCCCAGCAACTTGGCCATCAAGCAGCACTTGAAGTTTGGGAGAATGGCTCTGATAAAACCCCTCCAGGAAGCAAGAGTCCTGACTCCTGCAAGGCTGATCTGGGATCCCCTTTCTCTCCCAGCACCGTTACCCAGGAGTTGCCTCTCACTCACCAGCAGAATGAAGCCAGGGACCAACTGGAGGTTGAGCAAGAAGAGGAAAAGGTCAGCATTCACCCAGCTCAGCACCAGGTGACGATTCCTACAATGGAACCAGAAGCCAAGCCAAAAGATGCTGACAAGGGAAAGCCAGAGAAATACTTGGATACAACTGACGAAGATCTCATTGCTACTGTGGAAGCAGCACAGAATGCCCAGGCCATTGCCAAACCGGAACCAGTGGCCATCGCTGCAAGTAAACCCAGTGCCCCAGAACCAGTGAAAACACAGCCAACCAAAACAGAGCCTGTCAAAGAAGCTGCCGTTACAGAAACAAAGAGCCCTGTTGCCGCAGTTGCTGCAACCCCTTCCCCTAAGTCCGCTACAAAACCCCAGAAACCTCCCTCAAAAGACGTTGATCCAGTCCGAAAAACAAGTGCCCCATCAAAAG CTGGAGCAGGAGCAGCAGCTAAG GCTGGTGATGCTAAGACAAAGACTGCCGGAGCTAAACCTCACGGAGTGGGCACCAAAATTCCTG CTGCTTCAAGGGTGGAGCAGCGGAAAACCGGAGCAGGTCCAATTGAGAGAG CTGAGTCACCAAAGACTCCGGATCGCAGTGGCTGCAGCAGCCCTGCCACGCCCAAGTCTCCAGCCAGCCGTGCAAGCACCCCTGGGCAAACAGTCAAGAAGGTGGCGGTGGTGCGTACCCCACCAAAATCCCCCGGCTCCCTCAGGTCCCGTGCACCAATCGCACCGGTCGCTCCGATGCCAGACCTGAAGAACATCAAGTCCAAGATTGGCTCCACCGAGAACATTAAACACCAGCCTGGGGGCGGGAAG GTGCATATCCTCGACAAGAAGATGGATCTGACAAGCGTGCAGGCAAGGTGTGGCTCCAAAGCTAACCTCAAGCACACTCCTGGAGGTGGCAAT GTTCAAATTGTGCACAAAAAGATTGATCTGACTAACGTGCAGTCGAAGTGTGGCTCAAAGGACAACATCCGTCATAAACCAG GTGGAGGGAACATTGAGATCAAATCTGAGAAGTTGGAGTTCAAAGCTCAGTCGAAAATTGGATCTCTGGAAAATATTGGCCATACGCCTGGAGGTGGTCAGAAGAAG AGTGAGAAGGGGAAGGAAGCAAAGCTGGGGGCTCCTGGGGCATCTGCCCACCCAAATGGGGACGCACCCTTGGACCTCCTCCAAGGTGGGGTG ATTGAGAGCCACAAGCTGGGGTTCCGCGAGCAGGCGAAGGCCCGCACTGATCATGGCGCCGAGATTGTGGTCAAATCTCCCATCCTGTCTGCAGACGGCTCACCTCGCCTCAGCAAAGTGTCTTCCTCCGGCAGCATCAACATGTCGGAATCCCCACAACTCTCCACACTAGCCGACCAAGTGTCCGCCTCACTGGCCAAACAGG ACGGGAACTGA
- the maptb gene encoding microtubule-associated protein tau isoform X2 yields MDHQDLMNSSGENVASAVGNMSINDGPQQEKTEGSKPEVTSQEPKTEGTEPKPVSPQEDVVSAGTAGADMLTPGELSPPHSGRSSAASVDGKQELVNGDRARSVSPRQSPMSPSPVGQVDGFGSVVQGLDSQVKKSPSGKMVQEHDSSGSEDEKEEEEVEIQHLKDEGGAFRGAYGQEFVEEDQEEKEHGKEEEEDEENVEEGDEEEGDKIAEAIPLTQSAFVSDLSPQKSYQPPLTPEEAKKRGLSFDYTEPQQLGHQAALEVWENGSDKTPPGSKSPDSCKADLGSPFSPSTVTQELPLTHQQNEARDQLEVEQEEEKVSIHPAQHQVTIPTMEPEAKPKDADKGKPEKYLDTTDEDLIATVEAAQNAQAIAKPEPVAIAASKPSAPEPVKTQPTKTEPVKEAAVTETKSPVAAVAATPSPKSATKPQKPPSKDVDPVRKTSAPSKAGAGAAAKTLPTSTPDKARLTSSTKRGSSIPVSPIKHTTASLPTPVCAAGRAGSVNSKIHPVGTKESRTTAGDAKTKTAGAKPHGVGTKIPAESPKTPDRSGCSSPATPKSPASRASTPGQTVKKVAVVRTPPKSPGSLRSRAPIAPVAPMPDLKNIKSKIGSTENIKHQPGGGKVHILDKKMDLTSVQARCGSKANLKHTPGGGNVQIVHKKIDLTNVQSKCGSKDNIRHKPGGGNIEIKSEKLEFKAQSKIGSLENIGHTPGGGQKKSEKGKEAKLGAPGASAHPNGDAPLDLLQGGVIESHKLGFREQAKARTDHGAEIVVKSPILSADGSPRLSKVSSSGSINMSESPQLSTLADQVSASLAKQDGN; encoded by the exons ATGGACCACCAGGACCTGATGAACTCCTCTGGGGAGAATGTGGCGTCTGCCGTGGGCAACATGTCCATCAATGACGGCCCCCAGCAAG AGAAGACAGAGGGGTCAAAACCTGAAGTGACCTCTCAAGAGCCTAAGACAGAGGGTACGGAGCCTAAGCCTGTGTCGCCTCAGGAGGATGTTGTGTCTG CAGGGACGGCAGGAGCAG ACATGTTAACTCCAGGAGAGCTCTCTCCGCCACACAGTGGCAGAAGCAGTGCAGCATCTGTAGACGGGAAGCAGGAGCTTGTGAACGGAGACAGGGCCAGGTCTGTTAGCCCACGCCAGTCCCCCATGTCCCCATCACCAGTTGGCCAAGTTGACGGGTTTGGGTCAGTGGTTCAGGGCTTGGACAGCCAGGTCAAGAAGAGTCCTTCAGGAAAAATGGTCCAGGAACATGATTCCAGTGGTTCTGAAGAtgagaaggaggaagaggaagttGAGATCCAACATTTGAAGGACGAAGGAGGAGCTTTTAGAGGTGCTTATGGGCAAGAATTTGTCGAGGAAGATCAGGAAGAGAAGGAACATGGaaaggaagaagaggaagatgaagaaaaTGTAGAAGAAGGAGATGAAGAGGAGGGGGACAAAATAGCAGAGGCCATTCCTCTAACTCAGAGCGCCTTTGTCTCAGACTTATCACCACAGAAATCATATCAACCCCCACTGACTCCAGAGGAAGCCAAGAAGAGAGGGTTGTCGTTTGACTACACTGAGCCCCAGCAACTTGGCCATCAAGCAGCACTTGAAGTTTGGGAGAATGGCTCTGATAAAACCCCTCCAGGAAGCAAGAGTCCTGACTCCTGCAAGGCTGATCTGGGATCCCCTTTCTCTCCCAGCACCGTTACCCAGGAGTTGCCTCTCACTCACCAGCAGAATGAAGCCAGGGACCAACTGGAGGTTGAGCAAGAAGAGGAAAAGGTCAGCATTCACCCAGCTCAGCACCAGGTGACGATTCCTACAATGGAACCAGAAGCCAAGCCAAAAGATGCTGACAAGGGAAAGCCAGAGAAATACTTGGATACAACTGACGAAGATCTCATTGCTACTGTGGAAGCAGCACAGAATGCCCAGGCCATTGCCAAACCGGAACCAGTGGCCATCGCTGCAAGTAAACCCAGTGCCCCAGAACCAGTGAAAACACAGCCAACCAAAACAGAGCCTGTCAAAGAAGCTGCCGTTACAGAAACAAAGAGCCCTGTTGCCGCAGTTGCTGCAACCCCTTCCCCTAAGTCCGCTACAAAACCCCAGAAACCTCCCTCAAAAGACGTTGATCCAGTCCGAAAAACAAGTGCCCCATCAAAAG CTGGAGCAGGAGCAGCAGCTAAG ACACTCCCCACGTCTACACCAGATAAAGCTAGGCTAACATCGAGCACTAAACGCGGGTCATCAATCCCAGTTTCCCCTatcaaacacaccacagcctcCCTTCCTACCCCAGTGTGTGCTGCTGGCAGAGCTGGTTCTGTAAATTCTAAAATACACCCTGTAGGAACCAAGGAGTCCAGAACCACA GCTGGTGATGCTAAGACAAAGACTGCCGGAGCTAAACCTCACGGAGTGGGCACCAAAATTCCTG CTGAGTCACCAAAGACTCCGGATCGCAGTGGCTGCAGCAGCCCTGCCACGCCCAAGTCTCCAGCCAGCCGTGCAAGCACCCCTGGGCAAACAGTCAAGAAGGTGGCGGTGGTGCGTACCCCACCAAAATCCCCCGGCTCCCTCAGGTCCCGTGCACCAATCGCACCGGTCGCTCCGATGCCAGACCTGAAGAACATCAAGTCCAAGATTGGCTCCACCGAGAACATTAAACACCAGCCTGGGGGCGGGAAG GTGCATATCCTCGACAAGAAGATGGATCTGACAAGCGTGCAGGCAAGGTGTGGCTCCAAAGCTAACCTCAAGCACACTCCTGGAGGTGGCAAT GTTCAAATTGTGCACAAAAAGATTGATCTGACTAACGTGCAGTCGAAGTGTGGCTCAAAGGACAACATCCGTCATAAACCAG GTGGAGGGAACATTGAGATCAAATCTGAGAAGTTGGAGTTCAAAGCTCAGTCGAAAATTGGATCTCTGGAAAATATTGGCCATACGCCTGGAGGTGGTCAGAAGAAG AGTGAGAAGGGGAAGGAAGCAAAGCTGGGGGCTCCTGGGGCATCTGCCCACCCAAATGGGGACGCACCCTTGGACCTCCTCCAAGGTGGGGTG ATTGAGAGCCACAAGCTGGGGTTCCGCGAGCAGGCGAAGGCCCGCACTGATCATGGCGCCGAGATTGTGGTCAAATCTCCCATCCTGTCTGCAGACGGCTCACCTCGCCTCAGCAAAGTGTCTTCCTCCGGCAGCATCAACATGTCGGAATCCCCACAACTCTCCACACTAGCCGACCAAGTGTCCGCCTCACTGGCCAAACAGG ACGGGAACTGA
- the maptb gene encoding microtubule-associated protein tau isoform X7, with the protein MDHQDLMNSSGENVASAVGNMSINDGPQQGTAGADMLTPGELSPPHSGRSSAASVDGKQELVNGDRARSVSPRQSPMSPSPVGQVDGFGSVVQGLDSQVKKSPSGKMVQEHDSSGSEDEKEEEEVEIQHLKDEGGAFRGAYGQEFVEEDQEEKEHGKEEEEDEENVEEGDEEEGDKIAEAIPLTQSAFVSDLSPQKSYQPPLTPEEAKKRGLSFDYTEPQQLGHQAALEVWENGSDKTPPGSKSPDSCKADLGSPFSPSTVTQELPLTHQQNEARDQLEVEQEEEKVSIHPAQHQVTIPTMEPEAKPKDADKGKPEKYLDTTDEDLIATVEAAQNAQAIAKPEPVAIAASKPSAPEPVKTQPTKTEPVKEAAVTETKSPVAAVAATPSPKSATKPQKPPSKDVDPVRKTSAPSKAGAGAAAKTLPTSTPDKARLTSSTKRGSSIPVSPIKHTTASLPTPVCAAGRAGSVNSKIHPVGTKESRTTAGDAKTKTAGAKPHGVGTKIPAASRVEQRKTGAGPIERAESPKTPDRSGCSSPATPKSPASRASTPGQTVKKVAVVRTPPKSPGSLRSRAPIAPVAPMPDLKNIKSKIGSTENIKHQPGGGKVHILDKKMDLTSVQARCGSKANLKHTPGGGNVQIVHKKIDLTNVQSKCGSKDNIRHKPGGGNIEIKSEKLEFKAQSKIGSLENIGHTPGGGQKKSEKGKEAKLGAPGASAHPNGDAPLDLLQGGVIESHKLGFREQAKARTDHGAEIVVKSPILSADGSPRLSKVSSSGSINMSESPQLSTLADQVSASLAKQDGN; encoded by the exons ATGGACCACCAGGACCTGATGAACTCCTCTGGGGAGAATGTGGCGTCTGCCGTGGGCAACATGTCCATCAATGACGGCCCCCAGCAAG GGACGGCAGGAGCAG ACATGTTAACTCCAGGAGAGCTCTCTCCGCCACACAGTGGCAGAAGCAGTGCAGCATCTGTAGACGGGAAGCAGGAGCTTGTGAACGGAGACAGGGCCAGGTCTGTTAGCCCACGCCAGTCCCCCATGTCCCCATCACCAGTTGGCCAAGTTGACGGGTTTGGGTCAGTGGTTCAGGGCTTGGACAGCCAGGTCAAGAAGAGTCCTTCAGGAAAAATGGTCCAGGAACATGATTCCAGTGGTTCTGAAGAtgagaaggaggaagaggaagttGAGATCCAACATTTGAAGGACGAAGGAGGAGCTTTTAGAGGTGCTTATGGGCAAGAATTTGTCGAGGAAGATCAGGAAGAGAAGGAACATGGaaaggaagaagaggaagatgaagaaaaTGTAGAAGAAGGAGATGAAGAGGAGGGGGACAAAATAGCAGAGGCCATTCCTCTAACTCAGAGCGCCTTTGTCTCAGACTTATCACCACAGAAATCATATCAACCCCCACTGACTCCAGAGGAAGCCAAGAAGAGAGGGTTGTCGTTTGACTACACTGAGCCCCAGCAACTTGGCCATCAAGCAGCACTTGAAGTTTGGGAGAATGGCTCTGATAAAACCCCTCCAGGAAGCAAGAGTCCTGACTCCTGCAAGGCTGATCTGGGATCCCCTTTCTCTCCCAGCACCGTTACCCAGGAGTTGCCTCTCACTCACCAGCAGAATGAAGCCAGGGACCAACTGGAGGTTGAGCAAGAAGAGGAAAAGGTCAGCATTCACCCAGCTCAGCACCAGGTGACGATTCCTACAATGGAACCAGAAGCCAAGCCAAAAGATGCTGACAAGGGAAAGCCAGAGAAATACTTGGATACAACTGACGAAGATCTCATTGCTACTGTGGAAGCAGCACAGAATGCCCAGGCCATTGCCAAACCGGAACCAGTGGCCATCGCTGCAAGTAAACCCAGTGCCCCAGAACCAGTGAAAACACAGCCAACCAAAACAGAGCCTGTCAAAGAAGCTGCCGTTACAGAAACAAAGAGCCCTGTTGCCGCAGTTGCTGCAACCCCTTCCCCTAAGTCCGCTACAAAACCCCAGAAACCTCCCTCAAAAGACGTTGATCCAGTCCGAAAAACAAGTGCCCCATCAAAAG CTGGAGCAGGAGCAGCAGCTAAG ACACTCCCCACGTCTACACCAGATAAAGCTAGGCTAACATCGAGCACTAAACGCGGGTCATCAATCCCAGTTTCCCCTatcaaacacaccacagcctcCCTTCCTACCCCAGTGTGTGCTGCTGGCAGAGCTGGTTCTGTAAATTCTAAAATACACCCTGTAGGAACCAAGGAGTCCAGAACCACA GCTGGTGATGCTAAGACAAAGACTGCCGGAGCTAAACCTCACGGAGTGGGCACCAAAATTCCTG CTGCTTCAAGGGTGGAGCAGCGGAAAACCGGAGCAGGTCCAATTGAGAGAG CTGAGTCACCAAAGACTCCGGATCGCAGTGGCTGCAGCAGCCCTGCCACGCCCAAGTCTCCAGCCAGCCGTGCAAGCACCCCTGGGCAAACAGTCAAGAAGGTGGCGGTGGTGCGTACCCCACCAAAATCCCCCGGCTCCCTCAGGTCCCGTGCACCAATCGCACCGGTCGCTCCGATGCCAGACCTGAAGAACATCAAGTCCAAGATTGGCTCCACCGAGAACATTAAACACCAGCCTGGGGGCGGGAAG GTGCATATCCTCGACAAGAAGATGGATCTGACAAGCGTGCAGGCAAGGTGTGGCTCCAAAGCTAACCTCAAGCACACTCCTGGAGGTGGCAAT GTTCAAATTGTGCACAAAAAGATTGATCTGACTAACGTGCAGTCGAAGTGTGGCTCAAAGGACAACATCCGTCATAAACCAG GTGGAGGGAACATTGAGATCAAATCTGAGAAGTTGGAGTTCAAAGCTCAGTCGAAAATTGGATCTCTGGAAAATATTGGCCATACGCCTGGAGGTGGTCAGAAGAAG AGTGAGAAGGGGAAGGAAGCAAAGCTGGGGGCTCCTGGGGCATCTGCCCACCCAAATGGGGACGCACCCTTGGACCTCCTCCAAGGTGGGGTG ATTGAGAGCCACAAGCTGGGGTTCCGCGAGCAGGCGAAGGCCCGCACTGATCATGGCGCCGAGATTGTGGTCAAATCTCCCATCCTGTCTGCAGACGGCTCACCTCGCCTCAGCAAAGTGTCTTCCTCCGGCAGCATCAACATGTCGGAATCCCCACAACTCTCCACACTAGCCGACCAAGTGTCCGCCTCACTGGCCAAACAGG ACGGGAACTGA